A genomic region of Saccopteryx bilineata isolate mSacBil1 chromosome 1, mSacBil1_pri_phased_curated, whole genome shotgun sequence contains the following coding sequences:
- the KISS1R gene encoding kiSS-1 receptor, which yields MRALAKPGPNASWWVQANASGCLGCGTNASDRPTPAVWPVDAWLVPLFFGALMLLGLTGNLLVIFVICRHKQMRTVTNFYIANLAATDVTFLLCCVPFTALLYPLPAWVLGDFMCKFVNYIQQVSVQATCATLTAMSVDRWYVTVFPLHALHRRTPRLALSVSLGIWVGSAVVSAPVLALHRLSPGPRTYCSEAFPSRTLERAFALYNLLALYLLPLVATCVCYGAMLRHLGQAALRPAPADSALQGQLLAERADAVRAKVSRLVAAVVLLFATCWGPIQLFLVLQALGPAGSWHPRSYAAYALKIWAHCMSYSNSALNPLLYAFLGSHFRQALRRVCPCASRRAPRPTRPGLCDPVAPRAELPRLAAHRNPRTPKQGSSGQGPHRLSVLREHAAPL from the exons ATGCGCGCCTTAGCCAAGCCTGGGCCCAACGCTTCCTGGTGGGTGCAAGCCAACGCATCCGGCTGTCTAGGCTGTGGCACCAATGCCTCCGACCGCCCGACCCCCGCGGTGTGGCCCGTGGACGCCTGGCTCGTGCCGCTCTTCTTTGGCGCGCTGATGCTGCTTGGCCTGACAGGGAACTTGCTTGTTATTTTCGTTATCTGCCGCCACAAGCAGATGCGCACAGTGACCAACTTTTACATAG CTAACCTAGCAGCCACAGACGTGACCTTCCTGCTATGTTGTGTGCCCTTCACGGCCCTGCTCTACCCACTGCCTGCCTGGGTGCTAGGTGACTTCATGTGCAAGTTTGTCAACTACATTCAGCAG gtcTCGGTGCAGGCCACATGCGCCACCCTGACGGCCATGAGCGTGGACCGCTGGTACGTGACAGTGTTCCCACTGCACGCCCTGCACCGTCGCACGCCCCGCCTGGCGCTGTCCGTCAGCCTGGGCATCTGGGTGG GCTCCGCAGTCGTGTCGGCTCCTGTGCTCGCCCTGCACCGCCTCTCCCCTGGGCCGCGCACTTACTGCAGCGAGGCCTTCCCCAGCCGCACCCTCGAGCGCGCCTTTGCACTCTACAACCTGCTGGCACTCTACCTGCTGCCGCTGGTCGCCACCTGTGTCTGCTACGGGGCCATGCTTCGCCACCTGGGCCAGGCCGCCTTGCGCCCGGCGCCCGCCGACAGCGCCCTGCAG gggcaGCTGTTGGCGGAGCGAGCAGACGCTGTGCGGGCCAAGGTGTCACGGCTGGTGGCGGCCGTCGTTCTGCTCTTCGCTACCTGCTGGGGTCCCATCCAGCTGTTCCTGGTGCTGCAGGCGCTGGGACCGGCGGGCTCCTGGCACCCGCGCAGCTATGCTGCTTACGCGCTCAAGATCTGGGCGCACTGCATGTCCTACAGCAACTCTGCACTGAACCCGCTTCTTTACGCGTTCCTGGGCTCTCACTTCCGTCAGGCTCTGCGCCGCGTCTGCCCCTGCGCTTCCCGGCGCGCCCCGCGTCCCACGCGGCCTGGACTCTGCGACCCCGTCGCCCCCCGTGCCGAGTTGCCTCGCCTGGCTGCGCATCGTAATCCCAGAACACCAAAGCAGGGGAGCAGCGGGCAGGGGCCGCACAGGCTGAGCGTTCTGCGGGAGCACGCTGCCCCTCTCTGA